Part of the Mytilus trossulus isolate FHL-02 chromosome 2, PNRI_Mtr1.1.1.hap1, whole genome shotgun sequence genome is shown below.
GAAGGCAATGTATTCTTAATTCGCAGTAGATTTCTTtaacgacacaacagagactTAAAAAGGACGTTTCAGAAGAACcctgtttttataaattgatttttttccctttaagaACTTTTAGTATTATTTAAACATAAGTGTTGAACATCAAACCATTGGTTATTTACACATATCACTTACTTTATATTGTAGATTCAAATTATGCAGAACTCACTACATGCGATTTGGTGCTTATGTGTATTGCTCATCATAAACATAACCAATGTTGTTTCATATACTGGTAACGTGGGCTACAACAGCAATTCTAACTTAAATAACTACAATAGCGGATCGAActtaaatacatataatacTGGATCGAATTTAAATACCTATAATACTGGATCGAACTTAAATACCTATAATACTGGATtgaacttaaataaatataataacggGTATggatcaaatataaacaactataatAGCGGGTATGCATCAAACTTAAATAGCTATAATAGCGGGTATGGATCATCAAACTTAAACAGCTATAATAGCGGATATGGATCAAATTACAATTCTGGATATGGAACCAGTTACAACTCGGGATATGGCACCGATTATAATTCCGGTTATGGCACCAATTATAATTCTGGATATGGTACCAATTATAATTCCGgatatggaaaaaaatacaattcagGATATGGAACAAATTACAATCAAGGATATACAAAAGGTTACGGAAGCGGATATGGTTCTAATTATGCAAAGAACTTCTACAACACTTTTCCATTTTTCTTTATGAATCCATTTGGTTCCGGTTACAGTGGATTTCAATCAGGATTACCATGGTCTCCTTTCAGTTCATTTCCATTTTCGTATCACCAGCAATCAGGATTTAATTCATATGGACATAATATGTATGGTGTCCATCCATTGTTTAGATACACTGGTAATTATGGTGTGTACCAGAATTATGGTTATGGAAACCGCCATTTTCCTCAGAGGAATCACATGATGTTACCGGTACCAGTTGGAATGCCATTTGGAGGACAttcaaatcaatttatttttcaacgcAGACCTTCATTGGGCGAAAGAATTATGAACAGTCCACTTTGTAAGTACATCTAACTAAATCACAcccaaatatgttttttttttttgtttactttttttttatatacataatgattgcctctctctatatatacactcaaatatgttgtttttcctaacttgtatattgttttgatacataatgaataaatatatctCTCTCTCCAGGGCAGTTATCTGTGTACATTTGAGTCAATCTTTTTTTACCCTTGTATATGATTAGTTCTCgtgtattgtttttttactttcttaGCCCTTCTAAGTAAGAAGTATTCTTAACAATTTCTCAGACTGCTTCACTTTATCATGCAATTTCTTGAAGACAATTTGTCCAAATGTTTTACTGGGTCGAAAATATGGCTTGATAGTCTTTTGGTCCTCTTTGTTTCTCAGATCAATgccatgtctaaaaaaaaaatcggaaacaTTATTGCTTTCAAATTAaggttaaaatatattaatggaGCATCCCTTGAGCAGCAGTaggaaatacattttttttatcaaaccgCGAAAGCCCTCTCAACAAAGAGCGCATACCTTAACTTATTTACTTTTGTAACgcacatttttaacattttaaattattaaactaTATGTTCTTAATCTTATTTTGACAGTACCTGCAGCCTTAATAGCAGCTCCTCTTTTATTGCTTGccaaaggaaaaaaataaagaaaaggtgagtactgtataaaaataattataatttatagtattgaaaatgaaatgaatagATAAAATGCtcagtatatttttaaaaactgtataatttatacatttttagtattgcaatttttcattttattagtACATTCGTCGGCGTCCACATTAAATGTGAATCAAATGTGACACCAACATAACGATAAACAGTAAAAGAACTGTAATTAACATCAATTtcttcaaataacaaaacacaaagaACAAGATATGACATTAGATATCTACTGACGAGGTTCCTGACATGAGACGGGCACATAGATATAGTATTGAAAAGACAACCCTCCACCAAATATTGCCAATAACTAacataaagaaataattatttattaatccTTTGACTTTAATACatttaaggttccactaaagtcaaaatataggacacttctTAAGCATCTAAACCTTTCCTGTATTTTTCAATCTACAATAAATAAAGTCATAAATTATgaaacatatgttcatttaaacatacttaacATATACACActgtataaattgtaaataaacttgaaattgttatgttgtggccaaaccggttcttgggggtgaacacaaaattttcaaaaaaatctggaGGCCTGCAAGACGACTTAATTTGTTTAGAATTGGTATGGACGAATACTgttacatgtaatgcagggcaagctcatgttgattttttataaaatgtattgattttcgaGTTTCAGTTAATTTCATGTATCTAAGTGAACGAATATCGAAGGTACAATACAGAAATTGGACAAATAtgccattaaaacatatgtatgtgaCAAATCAACATGAgcttgccctgcattacatgtaacAGTATTCTACCATACCAATTTTAAGTTAATTACGTCGTCTTGCAGGCCtccagatttttttgaaaatttggtgtTCACccccaagaaccggtttggctacaacataacaattttaagtttatttacaatttatacagtgtgtatatgtaaagtatgtttaaatgaacatatgttctcatagtttatgactttattcattataggttgaaaaatacaggcaaagtttagatgtttatgagGTGTCCTATaatttgactttagtggaaccttaacAAGTCACATAGCATCTTCGAAAAACTATATCTAATCGATAATCTTATCTTTCAGATCATGAACAGCATTACCAAAGCCAAGATGTCTCCAAATCACTCGTACTAGATTTGcagtttttgtaaataaacatgtatcatttttataagaatttcTGTCATTATATTGaattgatattgttttaatttatttagacTTTTCGAAAAGtgcaataaaatgtaatatacGTGTATAAGTagtctttaaaaatataatactcTAATCAattgttatgaatattttgtactgaaatgaaataaatgttttagatataaaatgtctttttattcTTATTGATGAAATGTACTTT
Proteins encoded:
- the LOC134708224 gene encoding uncharacterized protein LOC134708224 isoform X2, with amino-acid sequence MQNSLHAIWCLCVLLIINITNVVSYTGNVGYNSNSNLNNYNSGSNLNTYNTGSNLNTYNTGSNLNTYNTGLNLNKYNNGYGSNINNYNSGYASNLNSYNSGYGSSNLNSYNSGYGSNYNSGYGTSYNSGYGTDYNSGYGTNYNSGYGTNYNSGYGKKYNSGYGTNYNQGYTKGYGSGYGSNYAKNFYNTFPFFFMNPFGSGYSGFQSGLPWSPFSSFPFSYHQQSGFNSYGHNMYGVHPLFRYTGNYGVYQNYGYGNRHFPQRNHMMLPVPVGMPFGGHSNQFIFQRRPSLGERIMNSPLLPAALIAAPLLLLAKGKK